From the Paraburkholderia sp. PREW-6R genome, one window contains:
- the rpsL gene encoding 30S ribosomal protein S12: protein MPTINQLVRKGRASETTKSKSPALQDCPQRRGVCTRVYTTTPKKPNSALRKVAKVRLTNGFEVISYIGGEGHNLQEHSVVLIRGGRVKDLPGVRYHMVRGSLDTQGVKDRKQARSKYGAKRAKAGK from the coding sequence ATGCCAACCATCAATCAACTGGTTCGCAAAGGCCGCGCGTCGGAAACGACGAAAAGCAAGAGCCCGGCTTTGCAGGACTGCCCCCAGCGTCGCGGCGTGTGCACCCGTGTGTACACCACGACGCCTAAGAAGCCTAACTCGGCACTCCGTAAGGTGGCCAAGGTTCGTCTGACGAACGGCTTCGAAGTCATTTCGTACATCGGTGGTGAAGGCCACAACCTGCAGGAACACTCGGTCGTGCTGATTCGCGGCGGCCGTGTGAAGGACTTGCCGGGTGTGCGTTACCACATGGTTCGCGGCTCGCTGGACACCCAGGGCGTCAAGGATCGTAAGCAGGCTCGCTCGAAGTACGGCGCGAAGCGTGCAAAAGCTGGCAAGTAA
- the recQ gene encoding DNA helicase RecQ: protein MSRPLEILNEVFGYPAFRGQQGEIVEHVSGGGDCLVLMPTGGGKSLCYQIPSLVRREGGFGTGIVVSPLIALMQDQVAALTEVGVRAAYLNSTLSSAEAMATERALRDGEIDLLYVAPERLMTPRFQELLERTRIGLFAIDEAHCVSQWGHDFRPEYIQLSVLHERFPNVPRIALTATADAITRDEIIHRLALDDARVFVSSFDRPNIRYRIVEKDNARTQLLDFIRAEHSRPDGTTDAGVIYCLSRRKVEETAEWLKEKGMRALPYHAGMEFETRQKHQEMFQREEGIVMCATIAFGMGIDKPDVRFVAHLDLPKSVEGYYQETGRAGRDGMPANAWMAYGLGDVVQQRKMIDESDADDAHKRVQTSKLDALLGLCEAATCRRVRLLAYFGESSKPCGNCDNCLEPPATWDATREAQMALSCVFRAQRASGFHFGAGHLIDILRGNSSEKILQRGHEKLTTFGIGAALGEPEWRAIFRQLVAFGYLTVDHEGFGSLVLTEASKPVLKGEQPVTMRRYVKPTRTRQSSTRTSERADPTIGMGPRERARWERLRSWRTETAKSDGVPAYVIFHDATLAEIARNGPDSIEELRGIPGMGARKLDRFGDELLEVVAAD from the coding sequence ATGTCTCGTCCCCTCGAAATTCTTAACGAAGTCTTCGGCTATCCCGCGTTCAGAGGGCAGCAGGGCGAAATTGTCGAGCACGTGTCGGGCGGCGGCGATTGCCTCGTGCTGATGCCGACGGGTGGCGGCAAATCGTTGTGCTACCAGATTCCATCGCTCGTCAGGCGCGAGGGCGGTTTTGGCACCGGCATCGTCGTGTCGCCGCTGATCGCGCTCATGCAGGACCAAGTCGCCGCGCTCACCGAGGTCGGCGTGCGCGCTGCGTATCTGAACTCGACATTGTCGAGCGCCGAGGCAATGGCGACAGAACGGGCACTGCGCGACGGCGAGATCGATCTGTTGTACGTGGCGCCGGAGCGCTTGATGACGCCGCGTTTTCAGGAACTGCTGGAGCGCACGCGCATCGGTCTGTTCGCTATTGATGAAGCGCATTGCGTGTCGCAGTGGGGGCATGATTTCCGGCCGGAGTACATCCAGCTGTCGGTTCTGCACGAGCGATTCCCCAATGTGCCGCGTATTGCGCTCACGGCGACCGCGGACGCGATTACGCGGGACGAAATCATTCACCGTCTTGCGCTGGACGACGCGCGTGTTTTCGTGTCCAGCTTCGACCGGCCCAACATCCGCTACCGCATCGTCGAAAAGGACAACGCGCGTACCCAGCTGCTGGACTTTATCCGCGCCGAGCATTCGCGGCCGGACGGCACGACCGACGCCGGCGTGATCTATTGTCTGTCGCGCCGCAAGGTGGAAGAAACGGCGGAGTGGCTAAAAGAAAAAGGGATGCGAGCGCTGCCGTATCACGCTGGCATGGAGTTCGAAACCCGCCAGAAACATCAGGAAATGTTTCAGCGCGAGGAAGGCATTGTGATGTGCGCGACGATCGCGTTCGGCATGGGGATCGACAAGCCGGACGTGCGCTTTGTCGCTCATCTGGACTTGCCGAAGAGCGTCGAAGGCTACTACCAGGAAACGGGACGCGCCGGCCGCGACGGCATGCCGGCGAATGCATGGATGGCCTATGGCCTTGGCGACGTCGTTCAGCAGCGCAAAATGATCGACGAGTCCGACGCCGACGACGCGCACAAACGCGTTCAGACGAGCAAGCTCGATGCGCTGCTCGGACTGTGCGAAGCGGCGACCTGCCGCCGGGTGCGCTTGCTCGCGTATTTCGGCGAGTCGAGCAAGCCGTGCGGCAATTGCGACAACTGTCTCGAACCGCCTGCTACGTGGGACGCGACGCGCGAGGCGCAAATGGCGCTTTCGTGCGTGTTCCGTGCGCAGCGCGCGAGCGGCTTTCATTTTGGCGCCGGCCATCTGATCGATATTTTGCGCGGTAACAGCAGCGAGAAAATCCTGCAGCGCGGTCATGAAAAGTTGACCACGTTCGGTATTGGCGCAGCGCTGGGTGAGCCGGAATGGCGGGCAATATTTCGCCAACTGGTGGCGTTCGGTTATCTGACGGTCGATCACGAAGGCTTCGGCTCGCTGGTCCTCACAGAGGCCAGTAAGCCAGTGCTTAAGGGCGAGCAACCAGTCACGATGCGCCGCTACGTGAAGCCGACCCGGACGCGCCAGTCGTCCACGCGCACCAGCGAGCGCGCCGATCCGACCATCGGCATGGGGCCGCGCGAACGGGCGCGCTGGGAGCGCCTGCGCAGCTGGCGCACGGAGACGGCGAAGAGCGACGGCGTGCCGGCCTATGTGATATTCCACGACGCGACGCTTGCCGAAATTGCCCGCAACGGTCCGGATTCAATTGAAGAGTTGCGCGGCATTCCGGGAATGGGCGCGCGTAAGCTCGACCGTTTCGGTGACGAATTGCTGGAGGTCGTCGCTGCAGACTAG